The sequence aaaaaaaaaaaaaatggacacacGCGCATGTGTGTCTGTGATAGAGACGAGATTTCTCCAGACCTTGGAAAAGCTAAAATCAGTTTTGGATTTAAATTGCAAGTTTAAGCCCCAGAGACTCTCCTCCCACTTGCCCAACATGTGGACTTTGAAGTACCTTAAAAACTTCCCAATCTACAGAATAAATTATTTCCTGAAAATCTTCAAACCctagaaatgttaaaaacagtTATCTGCGTATAACATTTTAGAGTAACTACAGCGGACTTACCTGTTGAGATGCCTGAATATTTCCTACTGTTATTGGAGCAGGTAAATTGCCAAAGTTTCCAAACTGGGAACTCTGAAGATTCTTTTCATCAAAATAGTGTCCAGAAGCTCTGTTAAGTGGATTGGAGAAACTCTGGTTTCCAGGGCCATGTGGTCCATTAAAATTTGGTCCTTGAGGTGAATCAAAcatttgttcatgtctttggaACTGCAGTCCTTGGGATGGGGCATTAAAAGCATTACCAGGTGGATCATTATATGGACCAGTCTGATTGAAAGACACCGATTCAAGCCTCTGTGAAGGATGATTGTCAAATCGTGTGCTTTGAAGACCAAGAGGAATATCAAATCTTGATGCTTGCTGGTGTTGTGGACCATCAAATCTCTGAGGTACACCATCAAATCTTGGTTGAACTTGCTGTCCAGGTGGTCCATCAAATCTCTGTGGTCCTGGCTGACCAGTTCTTTCAAATCTAGGACCTGGCTGCCCATGTAATCCATCAAATCTTGGCAAGAGTGATGGCTGACCTGGCTGCCCATCAAACCTTAAAGCATGACAGCCTTCAAATCTTGGACCACCTTGACCCAGAGGCCCTTCAATTCTGAGGCCACCTCCTGGCACAGAAGGACCCTCAAACCTCATTCCACCTCCTTGTTGGACTAACGGTCCTTCAAACCTGATCCCAACCCCGGGTTGACCATGTGGACCCTCAAACCTAAGGTTCCCACCAAGTTGATTATGTTGTCCTTCAAACCTCAAACCAGCTACTGACTGACCATGGGGGCCCTCAAACCTCATTCCAACTCCCTGCTGTAGCAAAGGCCCCTCAAATCTGATCCCACCTGCTGGCTGACCATGAGGTCCATCAAACCTAATTGCAGCCCCTGATGGACCATGACCTCCTTCAAACCTAAGTCCGCCTACAGGCTGACCTCGGGGATTATCAAATCTAAGTCCACCCACCGGCTGACCATGCGGTCCCTCAAACCTTAGACCACCCACAGGTTGACCCCGATGTCCCTCAAACCTGAGACCACCCACAGGCTGGCCCCCTGGTCCTTCAAATCGCAAACCACCTGCAGATCCCTCAAACCTCAGACCAGGGGAACCTTCGAACCGAAAACCACCTCCTCCTGCTTGACCAATCGGCCCCTCAAACCGCAGAGGTGTCCCCACAGGTCCTGGAGGACCTTCAAATCTCAAAGGACACCCACCTCCTAGCTGACCTTGTGGTCCTTCAAATCTCAAAGGGCCACCACCCCCCATTTGTCCTGGTGACCCATCAAACCGAAGAGAACCTGGTGTAGGAGGTCCATCAATTCTAGGGCTTAATTTATTAGGTCCTTCAAAAATCATCTTGGTTGGGCCATCTCTTGTTACTGATGGCCTACTAGGTCCATCAAATAATGGTCTATCTTCAGCTAAAGCTGTAAGTCGCTGATTTGTATCAAGGCCGGCAAATCTTGATGCTGGGCTATCTACAAATGGTTTATCTGAATCTTCATATCTAGGTCGCTTAAGTGGAAAACGATCATTGAATGGTGATCTCTGTTCTTCTCGTacaccttttaaaaagaaaaaaaaagttattttccctGAATCttaatttatatcaaaatatCTTCAATCTTCTCTGTTCATGTAAATGTTTAGCCAAAAATATCCAAAACTATCTCATTTTATTAGGGGGGAAGGAAAAGATAGCATCATCAAGCAGCAGGTAAGAAGATGCCCTCTACAGTCAGACACacctgggtttaaaaaaaaaaaaaaaaaaatccccattctGTCAACTAATTAGACTTTGAGAGCAAGTTATTTAAACCTCTCTGGTCTTgcttcctatctgtaaaatgagagaataCAGATTTAAttgggttattgtgaggattaaatcagatTACATAAATGAAGAACCTAAGAAAAGCACCTAACAGAGGGTGGCCTTGTAAATATtagctcccttcccttccctttgagggaaaaaaatgaaacaaaaggtaGTCTGAACAGTCACAAAAATCCATCCCCACTTAGCTTGTTCATTTTCCCTTCACTGCTGTGTGATTCAATAGGCATAATCTGATTTAACTTTTTCTACCTTTAGCAGAGACTTGCTCGTCATGTCTTCTCCGGCCCTCATGGGGTGAAAGATTCTCAGCATAAGTACGACTCCCAGATATAGGAGAAAGACGTCTTGCTCTTTCACTAAATTGTTCTTTTCTGTCAAACTGTGCTCCACTATTCCTACTTGCATGTTTACTTTTGGATGGCTCACATTCTATTCCAGACAACAAGGCATCAGTCAAAGGGTAGTCAAAAATATCAGGATCTAAGAGATCAAGTCTTGGAAATGAATGCTGAACCTGTGTccttttcagttttgctttatgTTCATAGTAGGTTAATTCAGCATCAGATAagagaggtttcttttttaatccacctttattttcttctgtaggaCTATCCCGTACATTGCATCTATGTTTACCTTCTTGATACTGAAATAGCTGTCGAATTTGATGCACAACAACAAGGAACTCATCCTGTGTAATTTCACCAGATGCTAAACGTTCACTCGTCTGCATAGGGGTgataaaaggaaatcaaatattttaaatataaaaagtatttaaaaaaaaaaaaacttaagacaaAAGAGAATAATAACTACAAGTGATCATAGTAACTACCTTTTGAAGTAATTCTCTTTTGCTTGCAAGAGTTAACTCTTTAGGAATCTGAAGATTGGCATCTACACTTAATCGATGCTGCTGCTTTGGGGCTCGAGGTGACAAGATTCCTTTAGTGCTTGACCAGCTCTCCCTATGCCTTAGATGAGGAGATTTACTATGTTCATCACCCTGTTGTAAGCTGAAACCATAAAAGCAGTATGTTACTTCATAAAAAGTGTTTAAATTTCTCAGGACCAAATTCCAAAGGATCTggttaaaacaaatatatgtaacTATAAAAGTTAATTAAATGATTAAGAGCATAGTATCTGAAGTCAGGAAAATCACACATGAATTCTAATTCTTGCATGTCCTAGATGTGCAGCTTTACGTAGATTAGTTGACCtttctaaacttcagtttccttatctgtaaaataggactAATGATGGTATTTCATCCAGagttattaagaaataaatggaaaaataaagtacTAGCTATAGCATCCAATAAgtactcaatttttaaattaacattgtattttaaaattagtacaatttattttactcgattaaaaatgttaacatcctaccttttattttcttcccaaccAGATTTCCATCTTTTGGTAGACTTGGAACTTTGCCAATTCTCTATATTCTCCTTTGGTTCAGTGCCGGACTTTGTAGAATGCTGGTTTGCAGCTTCTTGTGGTCGTTCCTCTTCCGTCTTTTTTATTCGCCTTGGATCTCGAATATCTTGTTTATTACTTCTCTTAGCATTTCGCTCTTCCCTGGAAGGTAGTGTAAACTCTTCCATATGTGACTGCTTAACTCCTGATTGCCGGATCTTTCCAGCTTTGGGTGTCGAAGTTGGAGACATACTCCTTTGCCTTCGTTTGGGTGACCGCCGGTCTCTTCTCTTCGGAGAATGTATAATTGGTGACCGAGACTTGGGTGATCTCGATCTTGATCGCTTTCTAGTACTTGATCTCCCTGGTTTTGTCCCTTGTTTTTCTGACTCTTCTGTTATTGTATCCTGCTTTTGTACAATGCcattgatgattttatttctacttccaACCAGTCTGTGTTCAGATGACTTCATGTGTtcatctttatcctttttttctgcggcttttctcttctcttttacatCATCATCTTTGCTATCAGTCTTATCCTGAAGATGTTTTTTTAACCTTGGATCTCTCTTGCTCATATCAGACACCCTTGTACtttcagattcttgatttttcaagtcttttgtgtgggataatttgtttttcaaaggtgATGgtgatttagatttagatttagatttagaatcGAATTGgtcaagttctttttttgttattttttcacctgatttacttttctcttgcttGGATGAATTTAGTTTTTCAGAGGGTACAGTTTTACTTG is a genomic window of Canis lupus familiaris isolate Mischka breed German Shepherd chromosome 21, alternate assembly UU_Cfam_GSD_1.0, whole genome shotgun sequence containing:
- the PCF11 gene encoding pre-mRNA cleavage complex 2 protein Pcf11 isoform X2; its protein translation is MSEQTPAEAGTAGAREDACRDYQSSLEDLTFNSKPHINMLTILAEENLPFAKEIVSLIEAQTAKAPSSEKLPVMYLMDSIVKNVGREYLTAFTKNLVATFICVFEKVDENTRKSLFKLRSTWDEIFPLKKLYALDVRVNSLDPAWPIKPLPPNVNTSSIHVNPKFLNKSPEEPTTPGTVVSSPSISTPPIVPDIQKNLTQEQLIRQQLLAKQKQLLELQQKKLELELEQAKAQLAVSLSVQQETSNLGPGSAPSKLHVPQIPPMAVKPPHQVPVQPEKSRPGPSLQIQDLKGTNRDPRLNRMSQHSSHGKDQSHRKEFLMNTLNQSDIKTSKTVPSEKLNSSKQEKSKSGEKITKKELDQFDSKSKSKSKSPSPLKNKLSHTKDLKNQESESTRVSDMSKRDPRLKKHLQDKTDSKDDDVKEKRKAAEKKDKDEHMKSSEHRLVGSRNKIINGIVQKQDTITEESEKQGTKPGRSSTRKRSRSRSPKSRSPIIHSPKRRDRRSPKRRQRSMSPTSTPKAGKIRQSGVKQSHMEEFTLPSREERNAKRSNKQDIRDPRRIKKTEEERPQEAANQHSTKSGTEPKENIENWQSSKSTKRWKSGWEENKSLQQGDEHSKSPHLRHRESWSSTKGILSPRAPKQQHRLSVDANLQIPKELTLASKRELLQKTSERLASGEITQDEFLVVVHQIRQLFQYQEGKHRCNVRDSPTEENKGGLKKKPLLSDAELTYYEHKAKLKRTQVQHSFPRLDLLDPDIFDYPLTDALLSGIECEPSKSKHASRNSGAQFDRKEQFSERARRLSPISGSRTYAENLSPHEGRRRHDEQVSAKGVREEQRSPFNDRFPLKRPRYEDSDKPFVDSPASRFAGLDTNQRLTALAEDRPLFDGPSRPSVTRDGPTKMIFEGPNKLSPRIDGPPTPGSLRFDGSPGQMGGGGPLRFEGPQGQLGGGCPLRFEGPPGPVGTPLRFEGPIGQAGGGGFRFEGSPGLRFEGSAGGLRFEGPGGQPVGGLRFEGHRGQPVGGLRFEGPHGQPVGGLRFDNPRGQPVGGLRFEGGHGPSGAAIRFDGPHGQPAGGIRFEGPLLQQGVGMRFEGPHGQSVAGLRFEGQHNQLGGNLRFEGPHGQPGVGIRFEGPLVQQGGGMRFEGPSVPGGGLRIEGPLGQGGPRFEGCHALRFDGQPGQPSLLPRFDGLHGQPGPRFERTGQPGPQRFDGPPGQQVQPRFDGVPQRFDGPQHQQASRFDIPLGLQSTRFDNHPSQRLESVSFNQTGPYNDPPGNAFNAPSQGLQFQRHEQMFDSPQGPNFNGPHGPGNQSFSNPLNRASGHYFDEKNLQSSQFGNFGNLPAPITVGNIQASQQVLSGVAQPVAFGQGQQFLPVHPQNPGAFVQNPSGALPKAYPDNHLSQVDVNELFSKLLKTGILKLSQPDSATTLSEVAAQPPPEEEEDQNEDQDVPDLTNFTIEELKQRYDSVINRLYTGIQCYSCGMRFTTSQTDVYADHLDWHYRQNRTEKDVSRKVTHRRWYYSLTDWIEFEEIADLEERAKSQFFEKVHEEVVLKTQEAAKEKEFQSVPAGPAGAVESCEICQEQFEQYWDEEEEEWHLKNAIRVDGKIYHPSCYEDYQNTSSFDCTPSPSKTPVENPLNIMLNIVKNELQEPCESPKVKEERIDTPPACTEESIGTPTEIKTENDTVESV
- the PCF11 gene encoding pre-mRNA cleavage complex 2 protein Pcf11 isoform X1, yielding MSEQTPAEAGTAGAREDACRDYQSSLEDLTFNSKPHINMLTILAEENLPFAKEIVSLIEAQTAKAPSSEKLPVMYLMDSIVKNVGREYLTAFTKNLVATFICVFEKVDENTRKSLFKLRSTWDEIFPLKKLYALDVRVNSLDPAWPIKPLPPNVNTSSIHVNPKFLNKSPEEPTTPGTVVSSPSISTPPIVPDIQKNLTQEQLIRQQLLAKQKQLLELQQKKLELELEQAKAQLAVSLSVQQETSNLGPGSAPSKLHVPQIPPMAVKPPHQVPVQPEKSRPGPSLQIQDLKGTNRDPRLNRMSQHSSHGKDQSHRKEFLMNTLNQSDIKTSKTVPSEKLNSSKQEKSKSGEKITKKELDQFDSKSKSKSKSPSPLKNKLSHTKDLKNQESESTRVSDMSKRDPRLKKHLQDKTDSKDDDVKEKRKAAEKKDKDEHMKSSEHRLVGSRNKIINGIVQKQDTITEESEKQGTKPGRSSTRKRSRSRSPKSRSPIIHSPKRRDRRSPKRRQRSMSPTSTPKAGKIRQSGVKQSHMEEFTLPSREERNAKRSNKQDIRDPRRIKKTEEERPQEAANQHSTKSGTEPKENIENWQSSKSTKRWKSGWEENKSLQQGDEHSKSPHLRHRESWSSTKGILSPRAPKQQHRLSVDANLQIPKELTLASKRELLQKTSERLASGEITQDEFLVVVHQIRQLFQYQEGKHRCNVRDSPTEENKGGLKKKPLLSDAELTYYEHKAKLKRTQVQHSFPRLDLLDPDIFDYPLTDALLSGIECEPSKSKHASRNSGAQFDRKEQFSERARRLSPISGSRTYAENLSPHEGRRRHDEQVSAKGVREEQRSPFNDRFPLKRPRYEDSDKPFVDSPASRFAGLDTNQRLTALAEDRPLFDGPSRPSVTRDGPTKMIFEGPNKLSPRIDGPPTPGSLRFDGSPGQMGGGGPLRFEGPQGQLGGGCPLRFEGPPGPVGTPLRFEGPIGQAGGGGFRFEGSPGLRFEGSAGGLRFEGPGGQPVGGLRFEGHRGQPVGGLRFEGPHGQPVGGLRFDNPRGQPVGGLRFEGGHGPSGAAIRFDGPHGQPAGGIRFEGPLLQQGVGMRFEGPHGQSVAGLRFEGQHNQLGGNLRFEGPHGQPGVGIRFEGPLVQQGGGMRFEGPSVPGGGLRIEGPLGQGGPRFEGCHALRFDGQPGQPSLLPRFDGLHGQPGPRFERTGQPGPQRFDGPPGQQVQPRFDGVPQRFDGPQHQQASRFDIPLGLQSTRFDNHPSQRLESVSFNQTGPYNDPPGNAFNAPSQGLQFQRHEQMFDSPQGPNFNGPHGPGNQSFSNPLNRASGHYFDEKNLQSSQFGNFGNLPAPITVGNIQASQQVLSGVAQPVAFGQGQQFLPVHPQNPGAFVQNPSGALPKAYPDNHLSQVDVNELFSKLLKTGILKLSQPDSATTQVSEVAAQPPPEEEEDQNEDQDVPDLTNFTIEELKQRYDSVINRLYTGIQCYSCGMRFTTSQTDVYADHLDWHYRQNRTEKDVSRKVTHRRWYYSLTDWIEFEEIADLEERAKSQFFEKVHEEVVLKTQEAAKEKEFQSVPAGPAGAVESCEICQEQFEQYWDEEEEEWHLKNAIRVDGKIYHPSCYEDYQNTSSFDCTPSPSKTPVENPLNIMLNIVKNELQEPCESPKVKEERIDTPPACTEESIGTPTEIKTENDTVESV
- the PCF11 gene encoding pre-mRNA cleavage complex 2 protein Pcf11 isoform X4 codes for the protein MSEQTPAEAGTAGAREDACRDYQSSLEDLTFNSKPHINMLTILAEENLPFAKEIVSLIEAQTAKAPSSEKLPVMYLMDSIVKNVGREYLTAFTKNLVATFICVFEKVDENTRKSLFKLRSTWDEIFPLKKLYALDVRVNSLDPAWPIKPLPPNVNTSSIHVNPKFLNKSPEEPTTPGTVVSSPSISTPPIVPDIQKNLTQEQLIRQQLLAKQKQLLELQQKKLELELEQAKAQLAVSLSVQQETSNLGPGSAPSKLHVPQIPPMAVKPPHQVPVQPEKSRPGPSLQIQDLKGTNRDPRLNRMSQHSSHGKDQSHRKEFLMNTLNQSDIKTSKTVPSEKLNSSKQEKSKSGEKITKKELDQFDSKSKSKSKSPSPLKNKLSHTKDLKNQESESTRVSDMSKRDPRLKKHLQDKTDSKDDDVKEKRKAAEKKDKDEHMKSSEHRLVGSRNKIINGIVQKQDTITEESEKQGTKPGRSSTRKRSRSRSPKSRSPIIHSPKRRDRRSPKRRQRSMSPTSTPKAGKIRQSGVKQSHMEEFTLPSREERNAKRSNKQDIRDPRRIKKTEEERPQEAANQHSTKSGTEPKENIENWQSSKSTKRWKSGWEENKSLQQGDEHSKSPHLRHRESWSSTKGILSPRAPKQQHRLSVDANLQIPKELTLASKRELLQKTSERLASGEITQDEFLVVVHQIRQLFQYQEGVREEQRSPFNDRFPLKRPRYEDSDKPFVDSPASRFAGLDTNQRLTALAEDRPLFDGPSRPSVTRDGPTKMIFEGPNKLSPRIDGPPTPGSLRFDGSPGQMGGGGPLRFEGPQGQLGGGCPLRFEGPPGPVGTPLRFEGPIGQAGGGGFRFEGSPGLRFEGSAGGLRFEGPGGQPVGGLRFEGHRGQPVGGLRFEGPHGQPVGGLRFDNPRGQPVGGLRFEGGHGPSGAAIRFDGPHGQPAGGIRFEGPLLQQGVGMRFEGPHGQSVAGLRFEGQHNQLGGNLRFEGPHGQPGVGIRFEGPLVQQGGGMRFEGPSVPGGGLRIEGPLGQGGPRFEGCHALRFDGQPGQPSLLPRFDGLHGQPGPRFERTGQPGPQRFDGPPGQQVQPRFDGVPQRFDGPQHQQASRFDIPLGLQSTRFDNHPSQRLESVSFNQTGPYNDPPGNAFNAPSQGLQFQRHEQMFDSPQGPNFNGPHGPGNQSFSNPLNRASGHYFDEKNLQSSQFGNFGNLPAPITVGNIQASQQVLSGVAQPVAFGQGQQFLPVHPQNPGAFVQNPSGALPKAYPDNHLSQVDVNELFSKLLKTGILKLSQPDSATTLSEVAAQPPPEEEEDQNEDQDVPDLTNFTIEELKQRYDSVINRLYTGIQCYSCGMRFTTSQTDVYADHLDWHYRQNRTEKDVSRKVTHRRWYYSLTDWIEFEEIADLEERAKSQFFEKVHEEVVLKTQEAAKEKEFQSVPAGPAGAVESCEICQEQFEQYWDEEEEEWHLKNAIRVDGKIYHPSCYEDYQNTSSFDCTPSPSKTPVENPLNIMLNIVKNELQEPCESPKVKEERIDTPPACTEESIGTPTEIKTENDTVESV
- the PCF11 gene encoding pre-mRNA cleavage complex 2 protein Pcf11 isoform X3, which produces MSEQTPAEAGTAGAREDACRDYQSSLEDLTFNSKPHINMLTILAEENLPFAKEIVSLIEAQTAKAPSSEKLPVMYLMDSIVKNVGREYLTAFTKNLVATFICVFEKVDENTRKSLFKLRSTWDEIFPLKKLYALDVRVNSLDPAWPIKPLPPNVNTSSIHVNPKFLNKSPEEPTTPGTVVSSPSISTPPIVPDIQKNLTQEQLIRQQLLAKQKQLLELQQKKLELELEQAKAQLAVSLSVQQETSNLGPGSAPSKLHVPQIPPMAVKPPHQVPVQPEKSRPGPSLQIQDLKGTNRDPRLNRMSQHSSHGKDQSHRKEFLMNTLNQSDIKTSKTVPSEKLNSSKQEKSKSGEKITKKELDQFDSKSKSKSKSPSPLKNKLSHTKDLKNQESESTRVSDMSKRDPRLKKHLQDKTDSKDDDVKEKRKAAEKKDKDEHMKSSEHRLVGSRNKIINGIVQKQDTITEESEKQGTKPGRSSTRKRSRSRSPKSRSPIIHSPKRRDRRSPKRRQRSMSPTSTPKAGKIRQSGVKQSHMEEFTLPSREERNAKRSNKQDIRDPRRIKKTEEERPQEAANQHSTKSGTEPKENIENWQSSKSTKRWKSGWEENKSLQQGDEHSKSPHLRHRESWSSTKGILSPRAPKQQHRLSVDANLQIPKELTLASKRELLQKTSERLASGEITQDEFLVVVHQIRQLFQYQEGVREEQRSPFNDRFPLKRPRYEDSDKPFVDSPASRFAGLDTNQRLTALAEDRPLFDGPSRPSVTRDGPTKMIFEGPNKLSPRIDGPPTPGSLRFDGSPGQMGGGGPLRFEGPQGQLGGGCPLRFEGPPGPVGTPLRFEGPIGQAGGGGFRFEGSPGLRFEGSAGGLRFEGPGGQPVGGLRFEGHRGQPVGGLRFEGPHGQPVGGLRFDNPRGQPVGGLRFEGGHGPSGAAIRFDGPHGQPAGGIRFEGPLLQQGVGMRFEGPHGQSVAGLRFEGQHNQLGGNLRFEGPHGQPGVGIRFEGPLVQQGGGMRFEGPSVPGGGLRIEGPLGQGGPRFEGCHALRFDGQPGQPSLLPRFDGLHGQPGPRFERTGQPGPQRFDGPPGQQVQPRFDGVPQRFDGPQHQQASRFDIPLGLQSTRFDNHPSQRLESVSFNQTGPYNDPPGNAFNAPSQGLQFQRHEQMFDSPQGPNFNGPHGPGNQSFSNPLNRASGHYFDEKNLQSSQFGNFGNLPAPITVGNIQASQQVLSGVAQPVAFGQGQQFLPVHPQNPGAFVQNPSGALPKAYPDNHLSQVDVNELFSKLLKTGILKLSQPDSATTQVSEVAAQPPPEEEEDQNEDQDVPDLTNFTIEELKQRYDSVINRLYTGIQCYSCGMRFTTSQTDVYADHLDWHYRQNRTEKDVSRKVTHRRWYYSLTDWIEFEEIADLEERAKSQFFEKVHEEVVLKTQEAAKEKEFQSVPAGPAGAVESCEICQEQFEQYWDEEEEEWHLKNAIRVDGKIYHPSCYEDYQNTSSFDCTPSPSKTPVENPLNIMLNIVKNELQEPCESPKVKEERIDTPPACTEESIGTPTEIKTENDTVESV